The genomic stretch GCCGCTTTTCATAACCGTAACGACTCCATCCATATTCTTTAAGACTTCATCGTGTGCCTTGCTCTCATCCTTTAACTGAAAACGAAGGCGGGTAATACAATGGGTCAAAGACGCAATGTTTTCTTTCCCTCCTACTTCTTTGACAATTTTCTTTGCCAGTTCCTCATATTTTCCCATGGCAAATCTCCCCTTTCTAGTCTATTTTTATATTGTCATCAAGGATCTTAATGATATGGATCGCCAGATATAATCCTTCCTGCTCTGTAAAGCAATATTGATAATGGATCCAAAAAAAATCCCTGATTTTTTTTACACACTGAAACGTAGCTTCGTACCGTTCGCTTAAGTGGTCTTTTAATATCTCACTCATATCGGCATCATTTAATTGAGACCCCTGGAATATCCGTTGGGCAAGAACACGCAAGTGAGTTACAAAGCGGTAATAGGCATAACTTTCTTCGTCATAATCAATTAAAAAATGATATTTCACTATGTTTAAAATCTCACCAATGAGTTTTGTTATCTTCCCTGCATGTTCCATCCCGGATTCCAATTCTGCATTGACAAAATGCATGGCAAGGGTTGCTGCTTCATGATCGTCATACAAGGTATCATAAATATTATTAAATTCCGCCACCAGCTCCCTGCTTAGCCGGAATTCATCCTGATACATCTTCTTTATATCCCAAAGCATTCTGTTCTCCAGATAAGCCCCCAGTTTCCCACGCGCAACCATGCTGTTTAAATGGTCTGCCAGTGATATGACAAGAGAATTCTGCAAGGTACGGTTCAAGTCCTCTTTGGCTTTTGTAACAAAACGGCCGGCCAATTCAAAAATCGCACCCGGTATTTCCGAAAATAGCTGAGTATACTGAGCAAGCTGAGAGCGATCATCTAAAATGAATATTTTATCAATCATTTCACGTGATATCTCCTCATTTTTATTGGATAAATGAGCGATTCCCTTCCCCATGACAACCAGTTCCCGCTCCTGTCCGTCTAAGACCAGTGCGGCATTATTGTTTAAAAATTTGACAATCTTCATCTTCCTGATCCCCCCAAAAAAGAAAACCCACCTGATTCCGGGGATAAAAATCCCCGGAACCAAGCAGGTTTCGTATATGTTCAAGCCATATTCACGATCCAGCTGTGCTTCCTGATATAATAGTAACTAGATTTCTTCTTTTCACTTTTTGATTTGGGTTTACTGTCTGTTAGCACCCCCTTACTTTTGAATAAATATTAACATGTCATTTTTTTAAAGTCAACAATTTTTTTGCGTTTTTCTTGTTCATTATATTAGTTTTATTTATCTTTTTACGAAACATCATCATCATTTTAACTATTAAACTAGTTTTTTTATGTACTTTTTCATGCGAATTGACTTTTACTATACTGATACAAGTTAAAGTACTTCTCTGTTTATTGTTTGATAGATCCTCATAATTTTTATAAACTTACAATAAAAAATAATTTCAACAAAAAAATTCTCTTTTTAGTTGACAAACCAAAAAACCGTGCATATAATGTTCTGTAATCTCTTTGCACTGCATTACATCCGATTGTGGATGCGAGATCAACGGTACAAACTGAGCAGGCGATGAACCTTTTTGTAAAGGTCATGGGGCCGGGCCGCCTAATAAGTGGCAACAGATTGCAATATTGCACATCTGTGGGACAGTAGTATGGTTTATGAGAAGTTTCTTTCTAACTCCTTATAAAAAGACGCAGCTTTTGCGTCGTCCATCCGGTTATGAGAACAACTTTTTGTTTTCATAATATGTTCCATAGGTGTATTTTTTTACACAAAAATGGAACAGAGACCCCGAAAATGGAGTGCCATAGAGCTATCAAACGAACGCCGAAAGGCTAAAACGGAGGTAACTTTTATGACAAACAACAAAGGTCACATGGCAGGTTTGACATCTGCCGAAGCAAAGCGATTGCAGGAACAATTTGGCAAAAACGAATTGACGCCGCAGAAAATGGAGAGTTTTTTTAAGAAGGTCTTTCACATTATCTGTGAGCCCATGTTTTTGCTGCTGATTGTTGCTGCAATCATCTATTTTATTCTGGGAGAACCCAGAGACGGTGCCATCATGCTTGTTTTTGTAGTGGGTGTCATCAGCATTGATGTTATACAGGAATGGAAAACAGACAAGACGCTACATGCGCTGAAGGATTTATCAGCACCTCATGTAACGGTAATCCGCGATGGCATTGAACAGATCATTGCCAGTATTGATCTTGTTCCCGGCGACTTAATGACGATCTGTGAGGGCGTCAAAATACCTGCAGACGGTATGATAGTTAAGTGCAACGACTTATGCGTAGATGAATCCTCCCTCACCGGCGAAGCTGAGGGTGTTTGGAAGTTATGCGCTGATGAATCCTCCTTTATCTGCGAAGCTGAGGGTGTTTGGAAATTTTCTGCTGATTGTGCTGATTCCGCTGATGACTACTGGCGCCGGGACTATTGTTATGCAGGTACCCTGGTCACCCAGGGCACGGCAACTGTTTATGTCGATAAAATCGGTGCTGCCACGGAATACGGCAAGATCGGTGCAAATGTGGCCGCAGCTCCTGATGAAGATACTCCTTTGCAAAAACAAACCCGAAGTCTTGTTAAGCTATGCGCAGGAATCGCTGCGGTACTGTTTGCCCTTGTGGCCATATTTACATGGTTCAATATTCCGGACCATACGTTTCAGGACCGGTTGATTGAAAGCATTCTATCCGGCATTACCCTTGCTATGGCAATGATACCAGAGGAATTTCCGGTTATTCTTACCGTATTTCTTTCCATGGGCGCCTGGAGGCTTGCAAAAAAACAGTCTTTGGTGCGTAAGCTGCCTTCCGTGGAAACCTTGGGTGCGGTATCAGTCCTTTGCGTAGATAAAACCGGTACCATTACCATGAATCAAATGACAGTGCAGGATGTGTGGGCACTGGATGGAAATGATTATGCATTATGTGAAACCATGGGACTTGGCTGTGAAACAGACGTTTATGATCCCATGGAAAAAGCTATGCTTTCCCATTGCAGCAATCTTGGCATCACCAGGGAACATCTTTTTAACGGAGAGCTGGTCAGCGAGTACGCGTTTACCAATGAGCTGAAAATGATGGGTCATATCTGGCGCAGAAACGGTGAGTTAGTCATTGCTGCGAAAGGTTCCCCTGAACGGATTCTGACCATCTGCAATCTTAAGGAGGAAGAAAGAGAAACCGTCGACAATAAGATCATGGAAATGTCCATGGAAGGTCTTCGTGTCATTGCAGTCGCTGCTGCGAAACTCCAAAGCGAAGCAGAGATACCGGCTGAGATCACGGGCTGCTCCTTGACACTCTGCGGCTTGATCGGGCTTGCCGATCCTCCCCGGGAAAGTGTGAAAGCAGACATTGCCGTCTGCAGCAAGGCCGGTATTCGTGTAGTGATGATTACAGGTGATAATGGCATTACCGCTTCTTCCATTGCTAAAAAAATCAATATGCCCAACAGCGATCATATTATTACAGGCGATATGCTAAACGAAATGAGTGATGAAGAGCTCCGCGATAAAGTAAAAGATGTTTCCATCTTCTCCCGTGTTATACCGGAACACAAAATGCGGATCGTTAAGGCATTTAAGGAAAACGGCGAAATTGTTGCCATGACAGGCGATGGGGTAAATGATGCCCCTGCAATGAAATACGCCGATATTGGTATTGCCATGGGAAAGCGGGGCAGCGAAGTTTCCCGTGAAGCCGCCGGTCTGATCCTGATGGATGACAATTTTACCACGATTGTGGAGACCGTAAAGGATGGCAGACGTATTTATGATAACATCCGCAAGGCGGTAGGCTATGTATTTACCATCCACATCCCGATTGCATTTGCTTCCTTGCTTGCCCCTATGCTTGGCATCGGGCCCACTGCGCTTTTACTGATGCCGCTGCATGTTGTGCTGATGGAGCTGTTCATTGACCCGACCTGTTCCATTGTACTGGAGCGGCAGCCTGCCGAAATGGATATCATGAATCGAAAACCACGTGATCCGAACGAAAAGATGCTCACTCCAACCCTTCTTTTTAAAAGCGTCCTGCAGGGTCTCATTATATTTGCCGTTTCATTCGGCACCTATTATACCTTACTTGACGGAAATGAAGCAAATGCACCCACAGCCCGAGCCATGGGGCTTACCATCATCATGCTTTCCAATCTGTTCCTGGTACAGGTAAACAGCTCTGACCACGATTTTGCAGTACAGTCCATAAAACGTCTTGCAAAAGACAAGGTGATGTGGGCAGCGAACTTTGGAACATTTGCAATGCTTGGAATCATTTTGTATTCTCCGTTAAATACGTTTTTAAAGCTGGCTCCGCTGTCTGCAACCATGCTTTTCACTGCTATAGGCATTGCTGCATTCGCAGTATTCTGGTATGAAGCAGTAAAGCTGATAAAAAAGATGCAAAAAAGTAATGTAACATTAGACCATTAGTGTTAAAATATACAATGCAAAGATAAAAACACAGTTCCGGTTGGTAGTCCGGACGCAGTGAAAGCTGTCAGTAACCTGCCTCCTTGGTTGTCCGTTCTTTGTAAGGCATTTAAAAGGAGGATTTAATCATGAGAAAGACTGGTACCAGGCTGACTGTATTCTTTGAGGAGCCCTTTTGGGTGGGCATCTGTGAGCGTGAATTTGATGGAAGATATGAAGCTTGCAAAATCACCTTTGGAGCAGAACCAAAGGACTACGAAATCTACGATTTCATACTCAAAAACTATAACAGGCTGCGGTTTAGTCCATCTCTGGAAGCGTCACCAATGACTGAACGGCGCATCAACCCCAAGAAAATGCAGAGGGACATCGAAAAGCATCTGCAAAATACCGGGGTTGGAACAAAGGCGCAGCAGGCTTTGAAGCTTCAACAAGAGCAGGTAAAATCGGAGCGCAAATCCCGTTCCCGTGAACAGCGGGAAGCTGAGAAAGAACGCCAATTTGAACTGCGGCAGGAAAAACGCAAGGAAAAGCACAGGGGGCATTGAGTGATATGCCCCCTGTCAAGTAGACAGGATAAATATCTAAAATGAAGTGCCGAAAAACGATCACACATATTTGTGTGGTCGTTTTTCTATGCACACCATTTCTCTTTATATTTCTCAATTCGTTTGTTTTCGGGAATCGGGTATTCTTTTGGCCTTTCGGAAGATAGCGCTTCGGTTCTTACTTCCAACGGTGTTTTACAATGATATCTATCTTGAGGACGCTCTTTCCTATAAAACCTTATATAATCCTTTATTGCATATCTCAATGATGCTTCATCCATGATTTCATACATTTGGTACATCTCTGTTTTAATGATACCCCAAAAGCCTTCTGTAGGACCATTATCAATACAGTGACCAACTCTGGACATTGATTGTTCCATTTCCTGAACTTTTAGTTTATTTTGGAATACTTTACTTGTATATTGAAAGCCTCTATCACTATGAAAAATAGGTTTTGCATGGGGATTTGAAGAGATTGCTTTATCAAATGTTTTAAATACCAGCTTGCTATCATTCCTGCTACTGATTACATATGAAACAGGATACCTGTCATACAGATCTATGATTGCACTTAAATACAATTTCTTTCTTTCGCCGGGTACTTTGAATTCGGTTACATCTGTTGTCCACTTCTCATTTGGAGCTGTTGCATAGAAATCTCTATTAAGCTTATTCTCAGATATTGTTTCAGGTGTAGATGAATTATATTTCTTCTTTTTCTTCCTGATGACTGAATGTATGCTTAACTTCTTCATAATCCTGTGTACTCTGTTTTGGCTATAGTTGGTATGATTGAAGTTATTAATCCATGAAGTCA from Lacrimispora sphenoides JCM 1415 encodes the following:
- a CDS encoding PRD domain-containing protein, with the translated sequence MKIVKFLNNNAALVLDGQERELVVMGKGIAHLSNKNEEISREMIDKIFILDDRSQLAQYTQLFSEIPGAIFELAGRFVTKAKEDLNRTLQNSLVISLADHLNSMVARGKLGAYLENRMLWDIKKMYQDEFRLSRELVAEFNNIYDTLYDDHEAATLAMHFVNAELESGMEHAGKITKLIGEILNIVKYHFLIDYDEESYAYYRFVTHLRVLAQRIFQGSQLNDADMSEILKDHLSERYEATFQCVKKIRDFFWIHYQYCFTEQEGLYLAIHIIKILDDNIKID
- a CDS encoding cation-translocating P-type ATPase, with amino-acid sequence MTNNKGHMAGLTSAEAKRLQEQFGKNELTPQKMESFFKKVFHIICEPMFLLLIVAAIIYFILGEPRDGAIMLVFVVGVISIDVIQEWKTDKTLHALKDLSAPHVTVIRDGIEQIIASIDLVPGDLMTICEGVKIPADGMIVKCNDLCVDESSLTGEAEGVWKLCADESSFICEAEGVWKFSADCADSADDYWRRDYCYAGTLVTQGTATVYVDKIGAATEYGKIGANVAAAPDEDTPLQKQTRSLVKLCAGIAAVLFALVAIFTWFNIPDHTFQDRLIESILSGITLAMAMIPEEFPVILTVFLSMGAWRLAKKQSLVRKLPSVETLGAVSVLCVDKTGTITMNQMTVQDVWALDGNDYALCETMGLGCETDVYDPMEKAMLSHCSNLGITREHLFNGELVSEYAFTNELKMMGHIWRRNGELVIAAKGSPERILTICNLKEEERETVDNKIMEMSMEGLRVIAVAAAKLQSEAEIPAEITGCSLTLCGLIGLADPPRESVKADIAVCSKAGIRVVMITGDNGITASSIAKKINMPNSDHIITGDMLNEMSDEELRDKVKDVSIFSRVIPEHKMRIVKAFKENGEIVAMTGDGVNDAPAMKYADIGIAMGKRGSEVSREAAGLILMDDNFTTIVETVKDGRRIYDNIRKAVGYVFTIHIPIAFASLLAPMLGIGPTALLLMPLHVVLMELFIDPTCSIVLERQPAEMDIMNRKPRDPNEKMLTPTLLFKSVLQGLIIFAVSFGTYYTLLDGNEANAPTARAMGLTIIMLSNLFLVQVNSSDHDFAVQSIKRLAKDKVMWAANFGTFAMLGIILYSPLNTFLKLAPLSATMLFTAIGIAAFAVFWYEAVKLIKKMQKSNVTLDH
- a CDS encoding YjdF family protein, encoding MRKTGTRLTVFFEEPFWVGICEREFDGRYEACKITFGAEPKDYEIYDFILKNYNRLRFSPSLEASPMTERRINPKKMQRDIEKHLQNTGVGTKAQQALKLQQEQVKSERKSRSREQREAEKERQFELRQEKRKEKHRGH
- a CDS encoding IS3 family transposase, which produces MRLGKLRYETKYLAVGYFHETKKWSIEWMCKQLGISRAAYYKWLHRKTPEQELGNIELAELIKEYDERFRHILGYRRMTSWINNFNHTNYSQNRVHRIMKKLSIHSVIRKKKKKYNSSTPETISENKLNRDFYATAPNEKWTTDVTEFKVPGERKKLYLSAIIDLYDRYPVSYVISSRNDSKLVFKTFDKAISSNPHAKPIFHSDRGFQYTSKVFQNKLKVQEMEQSMSRVGHCIDNGPTEGFWGIIKTEMYQMYEIMDEASLRYAIKDYIRFYRKERPQDRYHCKTPLEVRTEALSSERPKEYPIPENKRIEKYKEKWCA